From Halapricum desulfuricans, a single genomic window includes:
- the tbsP gene encoding transcriptional regulator TbsP — protein MVSQNLLESDVESILETALSDAEELVVVNPSHETVRALVASMGDFEQVPVVNVLAEERTLKDVMDDFLVASAAADLIESDSLTLRVLEDPPVNSLLISTDFVVSLATAGSQVAGLTTTEDAFVTDAYEHYTDQWEVAKRFKLRTPPISRVRETLDRDIGEDVRADFDAVLDSLETARGNGDGLDEVTISLLVAAKNGELLYDISKWGEDIGLASKATFSRTKTQLEDQGLIDTEKVPIDVGRPRLRLKFGDDRLIEADISELVAVTQDLLESE, from the coding sequence ATGGTCAGCCAAAACCTCCTCGAGTCGGACGTCGAAAGTATACTCGAGACAGCTCTTTCGGACGCTGAAGAACTCGTTGTCGTCAATCCGTCTCACGAAACGGTGCGTGCGCTCGTTGCGTCGATGGGTGACTTCGAGCAGGTGCCGGTAGTCAACGTACTCGCCGAAGAACGGACGCTCAAGGATGTCATGGACGACTTCCTGGTGGCGAGTGCAGCAGCCGACCTGATCGAGTCGGATTCGCTCACGCTGCGGGTGCTCGAAGATCCGCCGGTCAATTCACTGCTGATTTCGACCGATTTCGTCGTCTCGCTCGCGACTGCCGGTTCGCAGGTTGCAGGCCTCACGACGACCGAAGACGCGTTCGTCACCGACGCCTACGAACACTACACCGACCAGTGGGAAGTCGCCAAGCGGTTCAAGCTCCGGACACCGCCGATCTCCCGCGTTCGGGAGACGCTCGATCGGGACATCGGAGAGGACGTCAGGGCCGATTTCGACGCCGTGCTGGACTCGCTCGAAACCGCCCGTGGCAACGGGGATGGGCTCGACGAGGTGACGATCAGCCTCCTCGTCGCTGCCAAGAACGGCGAGTTGCTCTACGACATCAGCAAGTGGGGCGAGGACATCGGCCTCGCGAGTAAGGCGACGTTCTCACGCACGAAAACGCAACTGGAAGATCAGGGCCTGATCGATACGGAGAAGGTCCCGATCGACGTCGGGCGGCCGCGTCTCCGTCTGAAGTTCGGTGACGACCGGCTCATCGAGGCCGATATTTCCGAGTTGGTCGCTGTCACGCAGGACCTGCTCGAATCCGAATAG
- the glyA gene encoding serine hydroxymethyltransferase, whose translation MDYDAVRAIDPEVAAALSGEVERQNDTLAMIASENHVSKAVLEAQSSVLTNKYAEGYPGERYYGGCEYADEIEQLAIERATELWGADHVNVQPHSGSQANMGVYLAMLEPGDKILSLDLTHGGHLSHGHPANFAGQVYEVEQYEVDAETGYLDYEGLREHAEAFDPDIIVSGYSAYPREIDFERIQSAADAVDAYHLADIAHITGLVAAGVHESPVGVADFVTGSTHKTIRSGRGGIIMCDEEYADDIDSAVFPGSQGGPLMHNVAGKAVGFKEALEPAFEEYAEQTVANARALADQLRDHGLELVSGGTDNHLVLIDLRPSHPDTTGKDVEEALEEAGIVLNANTVPGETRSAFNPSGIRAGTPALTTRGFDEDAIREVADLIYAVVDAPDDEGVIADVSDRVTALTDEFPLYDDEEPLYE comes from the coding sequence ATGGATTACGACGCGGTACGAGCGATCGATCCGGAAGTTGCAGCGGCTCTCTCCGGTGAAGTAGAGCGGCAAAACGACACGCTGGCGATGATCGCCAGCGAGAACCACGTCAGCAAGGCTGTGCTCGAGGCCCAGAGCTCCGTGCTGACGAACAAATACGCGGAGGGGTATCCCGGCGAACGGTACTACGGTGGCTGTGAGTACGCCGACGAGATCGAACAGCTGGCGATCGAACGCGCTACGGAGCTATGGGGTGCCGACCACGTCAACGTCCAGCCTCACTCGGGCAGCCAGGCCAACATGGGCGTCTACCTGGCGATGCTCGAACCCGGCGACAAGATCCTCTCGCTGGATCTCACCCACGGCGGTCATCTCTCGCACGGTCATCCCGCGAACTTCGCCGGCCAGGTCTACGAGGTCGAACAGTACGAAGTCGACGCCGAGACGGGCTACCTCGACTACGAGGGGCTCCGTGAGCACGCCGAGGCGTTCGACCCGGACATCATCGTCTCGGGCTACTCCGCGTACCCCCGAGAGATCGACTTCGAGCGCATTCAGTCGGCGGCCGACGCCGTCGATGCGTATCACCTCGCCGATATCGCACACATCACCGGGCTGGTCGCAGCTGGCGTGCACGAATCGCCCGTCGGCGTCGCCGACTTCGTCACCGGTTCGACCCATAAGACGATTCGGTCGGGTCGCGGTGGTATCATCATGTGTGACGAGGAGTACGCCGACGACATCGACTCGGCGGTGTTCCCCGGCAGTCAGGGCGGCCCCCTGATGCACAACGTCGCCGGCAAGGCCGTCGGTTTCAAGGAAGCACTGGAGCCCGCGTTCGAGGAGTACGCCGAACAGACGGTCGCGAACGCGCGGGCGCTGGCCGATCAACTCCGGGACCACGGGCTCGAACTGGTCTCGGGCGGCACCGACAACCACCTCGTGTTGATCGATCTGCGTCCCTCACACCCGGACACGACCGGCAAAGACGTCGAGGAAGCCCTCGAAGAGGCAGGGATCGTGCTCAACGCCAACACCGTCCCGGGCGAGACGCGCTCGGCGTTCAACCCCTCCGGCATCCGCGCCGGGACGCCTGCACTGACGACCCGCGGTTTCGACGAGGACGCTATCCGGGAAGTCGCAGACTTGATCTACGCAGTCGTCGATGCGCCCGACGACGAGGGCGTCATCGCCGACGTCAGCGACCGGGTGACGGCACTCACTGACGAGTTCCCGCTGTACGACGACGAAGAACCGCTTTACGAGTGA
- a CDS encoding DNA-directed RNA polymerase subunit epsilon has translation MRYEDQGLREPRDEPWVSAGPGDGSLPRTEAIKDERVRRWDVATPSATLIGRTQGSEEAFPERLRRLHEERHPAMAGHSERMHQLDKIRIAHAICSQLDLTPWERDRVLGLVAELDLTAFGSQRAVPTVTLVVVSYVVDRERQRQLGLHDDERLAGLSADSMERLYELYDPITDDERYRRLLDRQGLTTTNVNRLKRVLETQIEERDLDGAVLGRSPFRDPTLPVAAVSRDRSGADTPQSE, from the coding sequence ATGCGGTACGAAGACCAGGGTTTGCGCGAGCCGCGCGACGAGCCGTGGGTCAGCGCGGGTCCGGGTGACGGGTCGTTGCCCCGTACTGAGGCAATCAAGGACGAACGCGTCCGTCGGTGGGACGTTGCGACGCCGAGCGCGACGCTGATCGGTCGGACACAGGGTTCTGAGGAGGCGTTCCCGGAACGGCTTCGACGGCTCCACGAGGAACGACACCCGGCGATGGCCGGTCACAGCGAACGCATGCATCAACTGGACAAGATCCGGATCGCTCACGCGATCTGTTCGCAACTCGATCTGACTCCCTGGGAGCGTGACCGCGTGCTCGGGCTGGTGGCCGAACTCGATCTGACGGCATTCGGCAGCCAGCGGGCCGTCCCGACCGTTACGCTGGTCGTCGTCAGTTACGTCGTCGACCGCGAGCGTCAGCGCCAGCTCGGCCTGCACGACGACGAACGCCTCGCCGGGCTATCCGCCGATAGCATGGAACGGCTGTACGAACTCTATGACCCGATCACCGACGACGAGCGCTACCGGCGCTTGCTCGACCGACAGGGGTTGACGACGACGAACGTCAACCGGCTCAAGCGTGTGCTCGAGACACAGATCGAAGAGCGAGACCTCGACGGGGCAGTACTCGGTCGGTCGCCGTTCCGGGATCCGACACTTCCAGTCGCGGCTGTCAGTCGGGATCGGTCCGGCGCGGATACACCTCAATCGGAGTAG
- a CDS encoding ABC transporter ATP-binding protein, whose translation MAAIEISDLSKQFGSVTALQNLDLTVEEGEVFGFLGPNGAGKSTTIDILLNHVRPTAGSARVFGMDVQDESIPVRERTGVLPEGYGPLGRMTGHKHVEFALQAKRADGDPQAILDRVGIAGAADRRVEDYSKGMKQRLMLGMALAGDPDLLVLDEPTTGLDPNGARRMRQIVQAEAERDTTVFFSSHILEQVEAVCDRVGILNQGHLVAVDTIDGLRETAGATGQIRVAMASIPDGLIETVQKRDGVTSVAVEGTTLVVGCENAAKGAVVSDCYGAGIVEDVETSEASLEDLFVSYTGGEN comes from the coding sequence ATGGCCGCGATCGAAATCAGTGACCTATCCAAGCAGTTCGGTAGCGTCACAGCCCTCCAGAACCTCGATCTCACGGTCGAGGAAGGCGAAGTGTTCGGCTTTCTCGGCCCGAACGGTGCAGGGAAGTCCACGACGATCGACATCCTGCTCAACCACGTCCGTCCCACCGCCGGATCGGCACGCGTGTTCGGGATGGACGTACAGGACGAGTCCATCCCCGTCCGCGAGCGGACGGGCGTGCTCCCGGAAGGCTACGGGCCGCTCGGCCGGATGACCGGGCACAAACACGTCGAGTTCGCACTACAGGCGAAACGCGCCGACGGTGATCCCCAGGCTATTCTCGACCGCGTCGGGATCGCCGGGGCAGCGGACCGACGGGTCGAAGACTACTCGAAGGGGATGAAACAGCGACTGATGCTCGGGATGGCGCTGGCCGGCGATCCCGACCTGCTTGTGCTGGACGAGCCGACGACCGGCCTCGATCCCAACGGCGCACGGCGGATGCGCCAGATCGTGCAGGCCGAGGCCGAGCGGGACACGACGGTGTTTTTCTCCAGCCACATCCTCGAACAGGTCGAAGCCGTCTGCGACCGGGTCGGGATCCTCAACCAGGGGCATCTGGTCGCCGTCGACACGATCGACGGGCTCCGCGAGACCGCCGGCGCGACCGGACAGATCCGGGTAGCTATGGCGTCGATTCCCGACGGATTGATCGAGACGGTCCAGAAGCGGGACGGCGTCACAAGCGTCGCTGTCGAGGGGACGACGCTCGTTGTCGGCTGTGAGAACGCCGCCAAGGGCGCGGTCGTCAGCGACTGTTACGGGGCCGGGATCGTCGAAGATGTCGAGACGAGCGAGGCCTCCCTTGAAGACCTGTTCGTCTCCTACACGGGAGGTGAGAACTGA
- a CDS encoding dodecin has protein sequence MVFKKITLIGTSTESFEDAVDDAIERAEATLENIQWVEVEEFGVELATAEDREYQAEAVVAFELEG, from the coding sequence ATGGTGTTCAAGAAAATCACGCTGATCGGGACGAGCACAGAGAGCTTCGAGGACGCAGTCGACGACGCGATCGAACGCGCCGAGGCGACCCTCGAAAACATCCAGTGGGTCGAAGTCGAGGAGTTCGGGGTCGAACTCGCGACGGCCGAGGACCGTGAGTATCAGGCCGAGGCCGTCGTCGCGTTCGAATTGGAAGGGTAG
- the ligA gene encoding NAD-dependent DNA ligase LigA — protein sequence MPDAEPPDNPYVEDPPTDFEPVEDLDPERAREQAEQLREAIRYHDYRYYAANDPVVGDRTYDALFARLHDLEDAFDLDREDSPTQRVGGEPLDELATVEHVAPMRSIEQSGDAEDVRAFDERVRRELVDAGYDGSVEYHCEPKFDGLSIEVVYEDGIYQRAATRGDGEEGDDVTENVRTIGAVPERLRGGYPDYLAVRGEVYMPRAAFNEYNRERVERGDEPFANPRNAAAGTLRQLDPSVTAERPLSIFFFGVLDASTQFDSQSELYERFPEWGLRVSDRVERVEDIGAAIEYRDRMLEVRDDLDYEIDGTVIKVDDRAACELLGSTSRSPRWAFAYKFPARKETTRVRDIVVQVGRTGRLTPVALLDPVEVGGVTVSRATLHNPAEIDRLGVDVSDEVRVQRAGDVIPQVVEVTDKRAEGTFEFPDRCPVCGAPVERDGPMAFCPGGFTCDAQLERAIVHYASRDGLDIEGLGESGVEQLLETGLVESLPDLYELNAESLADLDGWGETSAENLLAELEASREPPLADFLAGLSIPDVGSTTAAALARKFGTFEAFREVAEAGDTERLQAVEDVGPEVADSIVTFFGRDRTQETLDRLLEHVSPQEADTVGGDELDGLTFVFTGSLETYTRSEAQDLVETRGGNATGSVSGNTDYLVVGDSPGQRKREDADAEGVPVLNEEAFEELLEERGVL from the coding sequence ATGCCAGACGCCGAGCCGCCGGACAACCCCTACGTCGAGGATCCACCGACTGACTTCGAGCCAGTCGAAGACCTCGATCCCGAACGCGCCCGCGAGCAGGCCGAACAACTACGCGAGGCCATCCGCTATCACGACTATCGCTACTACGCCGCAAACGACCCCGTCGTCGGCGATCGGACCTACGACGCGCTCTTCGCTCGCCTGCACGATCTCGAAGACGCCTTCGACCTCGATCGCGAGGACAGTCCGACACAGCGCGTCGGCGGCGAACCCCTCGACGAACTGGCGACTGTCGAGCACGTCGCGCCGATGCGCTCGATCGAACAGAGTGGCGACGCTGAGGACGTGCGGGCCTTCGACGAACGCGTCCGCCGAGAACTGGTCGACGCGGGCTACGACGGCTCCGTCGAGTATCACTGCGAGCCCAAGTTCGACGGGCTCTCGATCGAGGTCGTCTACGAGGACGGCATCTACCAGCGGGCCGCGACCCGCGGCGACGGCGAGGAAGGCGACGACGTCACCGAGAACGTCCGGACGATCGGGGCCGTTCCCGAACGCCTCCGCGGGGGCTACCCCGACTACCTGGCCGTGCGAGGCGAGGTCTACATGCCGCGGGCGGCGTTCAACGAGTACAACCGCGAGCGCGTCGAACGCGGCGACGAGCCGTTCGCCAACCCGAGAAACGCCGCCGCGGGGACGCTCAGACAGCTCGATCCCTCGGTCACCGCCGAGCGCCCGCTGTCGATCTTCTTTTTCGGCGTGCTGGACGCGAGCACCCAGTTCGACTCCCAGTCGGAGCTGTACGAGCGATTCCCCGAGTGGGGCCTTCGCGTCTCTGATCGGGTCGAACGTGTCGAGGACATCGGGGCGGCGATCGAGTACCGCGATCGGATGCTCGAGGTCCGGGACGACCTCGACTACGAGATCGACGGCACCGTCATCAAGGTCGACGACCGCGCGGCCTGCGAGCTGCTGGGGTCGACCTCGCGATCGCCGCGGTGGGCCTTCGCCTACAAGTTCCCGGCCCGCAAGGAGACAACCCGGGTCCGCGATATCGTCGTCCAGGTCGGCCGCACCGGACGGTTGACTCCCGTCGCGCTGCTCGATCCCGTCGAGGTCGGCGGCGTCACTGTCTCGCGGGCGACGCTGCACAACCCCGCGGAGATCGACCGTCTCGGCGTCGACGTCAGCGACGAGGTCCGGGTCCAGCGGGCTGGCGACGTCATCCCGCAGGTCGTCGAAGTGACCGACAAGCGGGCCGAGGGGACCTTCGAATTCCCCGATCGGTGTCCGGTCTGTGGGGCACCCGTCGAGCGCGACGGGCCGATGGCGTTCTGTCCGGGCGGGTTCACCTGCGATGCACAGCTCGAACGAGCCATCGTCCACTACGCCTCCCGCGACGGGCTGGACATCGAGGGACTGGGTGAGTCCGGTGTCGAACAGTTGCTCGAAACCGGCCTCGTCGAGTCGCTTCCGGACCTCTACGAACTGAACGCCGAGTCGCTCGCGGACCTCGACGGCTGGGGGGAAACGAGCGCGGAGAACCTCCTCGCGGAACTGGAGGCCAGCCGCGAACCGCCGCTCGCGGATTTCCTCGCGGGGCTGTCGATTCCCGACGTCGGATCGACGACGGCTGCGGCGCTGGCCCGCAAGTTCGGCACGTTCGAGGCGTTCCGCGAGGTCGCCGAGGCTGGCGATACGGAGCGCCTGCAAGCAGTCGAAGACGTCGGCCCCGAGGTCGCCGACAGCATCGTCACGTTCTTCGGGCGCGATCGAACCCAGGAGACGCTGGATCGGCTGCTCGAACACGTCTCCCCGCAGGAAGCCGACACCGTCGGTGGCGACGAACTCGACGGGCTGACGTTCGTGTTCACAGGTTCTCTCGAAACGTACACACGCAGCGAAGCCCAGGACCTCGTCGAGACCCGCGGCGGAAACGCCACGGGAAGCGTTTCGGGCAACACCGACTATCTCGTCGTCGGCGACAGCCCCGGACAGCGAAAGCGCGAGGACGCCGATGCCGAAGGGGTGCCGGTCCTCAACGAGGAAGCGTTCGAGGAACTGCTCGAAGAGCGCGGCGTACTATAA
- a CDS encoding ABC transporter permease subunit, whose protein sequence is MNRLLQIARKDFTDAIRDRQLYALGALFLLVGLGIGYLAGSNPDTARGVDVPRIGLGAMAFLGSVAAISMSYNQIVGKRASGELRVLLSLPFSRTEVVYGTFLGRLALVVAMTTTSIAIAGVLAAALGAPVSASALLAAVVFAAGLMAVFVSLSIGLSAGSVNTTRAAAGAFGLFIVFLFRLWEGVPVAVRYVLNGFSFPSGPSPTWAMVWRQIQPIAAVRNVIAGVEPDLTVALVAYAPGLPDGEPYYAEPWFGAIIVLAWIVLPVTLGYLKLRTADL, encoded by the coding sequence ATGAACCGTCTCCTCCAGATCGCGCGGAAGGACTTCACGGACGCGATCCGGGACCGACAGCTGTACGCTCTCGGGGCGCTGTTCCTGCTGGTCGGGCTCGGGATCGGATATCTCGCCGGTTCGAACCCCGATACCGCGCGTGGCGTGGACGTGCCGCGGATCGGACTGGGGGCGATGGCGTTTCTCGGATCGGTCGCGGCGATCTCAATGTCGTACAACCAGATCGTCGGCAAGCGCGCCTCGGGCGAGCTCCGGGTGTTGCTCAGTCTCCCGTTCTCGCGGACGGAGGTCGTCTACGGAACCTTCCTCGGGCGGCTGGCGCTGGTGGTCGCGATGACGACCACTTCGATCGCCATCGCAGGCGTGCTGGCGGCCGCGCTCGGCGCTCCCGTCTCCGCCAGCGCGCTGCTCGCTGCGGTCGTCTTCGCTGCCGGACTAATGGCCGTGTTCGTTAGTCTCTCGATCGGGCTCTCGGCGGGATCAGTCAACACGACTCGCGCGGCCGCCGGCGCGTTCGGCCTGTTCATCGTCTTCCTGTTCCGGCTGTGGGAAGGTGTGCCGGTCGCCGTCCGGTACGTGCTCAACGGCTTCTCGTTCCCGTCGGGACCGTCCCCGACCTGGGCGATGGTCTGGCGGCAGATCCAGCCGATTGCCGCCGTCCGGAACGTGATCGCCGGCGTCGAACCCGACCTGACCGTCGCGCTCGTGGCGTACGCTCCCGGTCTCCCTGATGGCGAGCCCTACTACGCCGAACCGTGGTTCGGAGCAATAATCGTGCTCGCGTGGATCGTTCTGCCGGTGACGCTGGGCTATCTGAAACTCCGGACAGCCGACTTATAG
- the hisD gene encoding histidinol dehydrogenase: MDVQSVSELDPAKRRALFERDAGLEEIRDDVAEIVHRVRNEGDVALREYCRKFDDVEVGNFDITDDAERAYESIDDDVREAIETAADNIREFHQRQVPEDWSYETEGRELGRRFYPLDSAGVYAPGGTAAYPSSALMGIVPAKAAGVEHVVAVTPPADQINPVTLAAIHAGGADAVYQIGGAQAISAMAYGTESIDSVDVIVGPGNRWVTAAKAEVRGDVKIDMLAGPSEVLALADDSADSERLAAETIAQAEHDPHAAVVAVTDDPELADAVLEEIEDQVSEREREDIIREALDNEASGVFVARSMSEAALFADQFAPEHIYIEAEDEDALLDRIENYGSAFLGAHSPVAAGDYASGTNHVLPTDAQARIASGLSVDTFVRSATVQRLSEDGLSELRGTITTLADREGLEAHAHSVDVRFEDD, translated from the coding sequence ATGGACGTACAGTCCGTTTCCGAACTCGATCCGGCGAAGCGACGCGCCCTGTTCGAACGCGATGCGGGGCTCGAAGAGATCCGCGATGACGTCGCGGAGATCGTCCATCGCGTCCGTAACGAGGGCGACGTCGCACTCCGGGAGTACTGTCGGAAGTTCGACGACGTCGAGGTGGGCAACTTCGACATCACGGACGATGCCGAGCGGGCCTACGAGTCAATCGACGACGACGTCCGCGAGGCCATCGAGACTGCCGCCGACAACATCCGGGAGTTCCACCAGCGCCAGGTCCCCGAGGACTGGTCCTACGAGACCGAGGGTCGCGAACTCGGCCGTCGGTTCTACCCGCTCGATAGTGCGGGCGTCTACGCACCGGGCGGCACGGCGGCGTACCCTTCGAGCGCACTCATGGGGATCGTCCCGGCGAAGGCGGCCGGCGTCGAACACGTCGTCGCCGTGACGCCGCCGGCCGACCAGATCAACCCGGTCACGCTCGCGGCGATTCACGCCGGTGGAGCCGACGCGGTCTACCAGATCGGTGGTGCACAGGCGATCAGTGCGATGGCGTACGGCACCGAGTCGATCGATAGCGTCGACGTCATCGTCGGCCCCGGAAATCGATGGGTGACGGCTGCCAAAGCCGAGGTCCGCGGCGACGTAAAAATCGACATGCTCGCCGGTCCGAGCGAGGTACTCGCGCTCGCCGACGACAGTGCGGATTCGGAGCGGCTGGCCGCCGAGACGATCGCACAGGCCGAACACGATCCACACGCTGCCGTCGTGGCCGTCACTGACGATCCGGAGCTCGCCGACGCCGTTCTCGAAGAGATCGAGGACCAGGTCAGCGAGCGCGAGCGCGAAGACATCATCCGGGAAGCCCTGGACAACGAGGCCAGCGGCGTGTTCGTCGCTCGGTCGATGAGCGAGGCGGCGCTGTTCGCCGATCAGTTCGCGCCCGAGCACATCTACATCGAAGCCGAGGACGAGGACGCGTTGCTCGATCGGATCGAAAACTACGGGAGCGCCTTCCTCGGGGCACACTCCCCGGTTGCGGCTGGCGATTACGCCAGCGGAACCAACCACGTCCTCCCGACCGACGCGCAGGCCCGAATCGCCAGCGGCCTGTCGGTCGATACGTTCGTTCGATCGGCGACTGTCCAGCGACTCTCCGAAGACGGACTGTCCGAGTTACGGGGGACGATCACCACGCTCGCCGATCGTGAAGGGCTGGAGGCCCACGCCCACAGCGTCGACGTTCGCTTCGAAGACGATTGA
- a CDS encoding ArsR/SmtB family transcription factor has translation MSIQRLLPSRVDPTPPDDPDVFALDEDDASDALDALSAGTARQILSQLYERPHSPTELREAVGTSLQNVHYHLDSLESAGLIRQVGTRHSEKGNEMAVYGPASEAVVFVAGESESRIKRAFSRILGAAALLAGGSLAFGAAVERWLAPEPESPEPSGPGIMSESPRTTTEVINAIDPTLAFFLGGLFTLVLVVGWWILRSR, from the coding sequence ATGTCGATACAGCGGCTACTCCCCTCTCGCGTCGATCCCACGCCGCCGGACGATCCGGACGTGTTCGCGCTCGATGAGGACGACGCCTCGGACGCACTCGACGCGCTCTCTGCCGGCACCGCTCGCCAGATCCTCTCACAGCTCTACGAACGCCCCCATTCGCCGACCGAGTTACGCGAAGCGGTCGGGACCTCATTACAGAACGTCCACTACCATCTCGACAGCCTCGAATCCGCGGGCCTGATCCGGCAAGTCGGAACACGCCACTCCGAGAAGGGAAACGAAATGGCCGTCTACGGACCGGCCAGCGAGGCCGTCGTCTTCGTCGCTGGCGAGAGCGAGTCGCGCATCAAGCGCGCATTCTCCCGGATACTCGGTGCGGCGGCGCTTCTCGCCGGCGGGAGTCTCGCGTTCGGTGCGGCCGTCGAACGATGGCTCGCGCCCGAACCGGAGTCCCCTGAGCCGTCCGGGCCGGGGATCATGTCCGAATCACCCCGGACTACGACGGAGGTCATCAACGCGATCGACCCGACGCTCGCGTTTTTCCTTGGTGGTCTGTTCACGCTGGTGCTGGTCGTCGGCTGGTGGATACTCCGATCGCGGTAG
- a CDS encoding ABC transporter permease subunit: MSWIAVARKDFRDAIRSRMFWALAIVFGLLSIGIGGAYGYFTDELAASVPASEAGIGLVFFVQSPITIFIMFISAIICHKSIVGEWEQGSLKLLLSLPHTRSDVILGKIVGRAGVIAVPAIGSLVLGLGLGAALLGGSVLTSVDFLAVAAGFLVAILVYIALYVSIFVGVSAITRSSSLAVAGSVALIVLQFFWSVIIALVTLLLDLSGDPDWLYIPQTIMPNAAFNELLNASLSAMTEWPLSANAGDIDAVYASPWTAAVILLLWIVVPVAIGYWRFKNADL; the protein is encoded by the coding sequence ATGAGCTGGATCGCGGTCGCGCGCAAGGACTTCCGTGATGCGATCCGATCGCGGATGTTCTGGGCGCTGGCTATCGTCTTCGGTCTCCTCTCGATCGGTATCGGCGGGGCGTACGGCTACTTCACTGACGAACTCGCCGCGAGCGTTCCCGCCTCCGAAGCAGGTATCGGGCTGGTGTTTTTCGTCCAGAGTCCGATCACCATCTTCATCATGTTCATCAGCGCGATCATCTGTCACAAATCGATCGTCGGCGAGTGGGAGCAAGGTAGCCTGAAATTACTGCTATCGCTCCCGCACACGCGCAGTGATGTCATCCTCGGCAAAATCGTCGGACGAGCAGGCGTCATTGCGGTGCCGGCAATCGGGTCGCTGGTTCTCGGACTCGGCCTCGGTGCGGCGTTGCTCGGCGGCTCAGTCCTGACGTCGGTCGATTTCCTCGCTGTCGCGGCCGGATTCCTCGTCGCGATTCTCGTCTACATCGCGTTGTACGTGAGCATATTCGTCGGCGTCTCGGCGATTACGCGATCGTCCTCGCTTGCGGTCGCGGGGTCCGTCGCGTTGATCGTGCTCCAGTTCTTCTGGAGTGTCATCATCGCCCTGGTGACCCTCCTGCTGGATCTTTCCGGAGACCCGGACTGGTTGTACATTCCACAGACGATAATGCCGAACGCTGCGTTCAACGAGCTGCTAAACGCGTCGCTGTCCGCGATGACCGAATGGCCCCTATCGGCTAACGCCGGCGACATTGACGCGGTCTACGCGAGCCCGTGGACCGCAGCAGTGATACTCCTGCTGTGGATCGTCGTCCCGGTCGCGATTGGCTACTGGCGGTTCAAAAACGCGGATCTGTAA
- a CDS encoding ABC transporter ATP-binding protein, with translation MAAIELNGLTKQYGGSVMALRGVDLRVNKGEVFGFLGPNGAGKSTTINILLDFVRPTSGTASVLGFDAQADSQEVRRRTGVLPEGYKVYDRLTARHHVEFVAESKAVDDDPVAVLERVGLGDAVDRKAGDFSKGMKQRLTLGMALVGDPDLLILDEPSTGLDPSGVQDVRQIVNEESDRGTTVFFSSHILSQVEAVCDRVGILREGELVAVDTVDGLRDAAGTQATLRVTADGVTDEAVGAVQSLSGVSNVSFSDGLLTASVEDGAKMNVVTTLEDNGASVSDFETEEASLEELFMAYTGGER, from the coding sequence ATGGCAGCGATTGAATTAAACGGACTCACGAAGCAGTACGGTGGGTCCGTGATGGCCCTCCGTGGTGTCGATTTGCGGGTGAACAAGGGGGAAGTGTTCGGCTTTCTCGGCCCGAACGGTGCAGGCAAATCAACGACGATCAACATCCTGCTGGATTTCGTCCGCCCGACGTCGGGCACGGCCAGCGTGTTGGGGTTCGATGCCCAGGCGGATTCCCAGGAGGTACGTCGCCGAACTGGGGTCCTGCCGGAAGGATACAAGGTCTACGACCGGCTGACGGCTCGCCATCACGTCGAGTTCGTCGCCGAGTCCAAAGCGGTCGACGACGACCCGGTTGCGGTCCTCGAACGCGTCGGACTGGGAGACGCCGTCGACCGGAAGGCGGGCGATTTCTCGAAGGGGATGAAACAGCGCCTGACGCTCGGGATGGCACTGGTCGGCGATCCCGACCTGTTGATACTCGACGAGCCCTCGACCGGGCTCGACCCTTCAGGCGTCCAGGACGTTCGACAGATCGTCAACGAGGAGTCCGACCGCGGGACGACGGTGTTTTTCTCCAGTCACATCCTCAGCCAGGTCGAGGCCGTCTGTGACCGCGTCGGGATCCTCCGCGAGGGCGAACTCGTCGCCGTCGACACGGTCGATGGCCTGCGCGATGCGGCGGGCACGCAGGCGACGCTTCGGGTGACAGCTGACGGCGTCACCGACGAAGCGGTCGGTGCGGTACAGTCGCTATCGGGTGTCTCGAACGTCTCGTTCAGCGACGGCCTGTTGACCGCCTCGGTCGAGGACGGCGCGAAGATGAACGTCGTGACGACACTGGAAGACAACGGTGCGAGCGTCTCGGACTTCGAAACGGAGGAAGCCTCGCTCGAGGAGCTGTTCATGGCGTACACGGGAGGTGAACGATGA